CCCACTTTTCGTGTGCTGATGATACAAATAACACAAAAACATCGCAGCAAATTAGCATGTTTGATACGTTAGTCAGCGGTATAAACCAAGCGCATTGTTTATCAAATTCGGCAGGTATTATTGCATGGCCTACAGGGCATGGTGATTGGGTACGCCCGGGGCTTATGCTTTATGGGGTATCGCCTATGGAAAATTGCACGGGCGAGCAGCACCAATTAAAACCGGTAATGCGTTTAACGACAAAAGTGATTGCCGTACGTGATGTAGCCGCACATGAGCGAGTAGGCTATGGTGGGCGCTGGCAAAGTGATGAGCCAACTAAGCTTGCTGTTGTAGCAATGGGCTATGGTGATGGATACCCACGCCATGCAAAAGAAGGCACGCCTGTTATGATTGCAGGGCAGCGTTATGGCATTGTTGGTAGCGTATCTATGGATATGATCAGTATTGATATTGGCAGTAATGGCAATAACGTAAAAGTCGGCGATGAGGTAATTATGTGGGGGCCTGAGTTACCCGTAGAAGAAATTGCCGAGTGCGCCGATACTATCCCTTACGAATTGCTGTGTAATATTACACCGCGCGTAAGTTACGAGTACCAGCGATAATTAAGCAGTCATATTTATTCTTTAATAAAGTAAATATCACTAAAGCCCATACGGGCAAATTCTTGGTCGCGAAAATTACGCACCGCCGATGACCCTTTAGAGGTCATTTCTATTTGGCGTACCATGTTTAAGTAGTTTGTTAAATCGATACCTTCGGCA
The sequence above is drawn from the Pseudoalteromonas espejiana DSM 9414 genome and encodes:
- the alr gene encoding alanine racemase, yielding MRLATAEINLTALAHNLAQVKRFAPNSKIMAVLKANAYGHGLVKIAQHLNGADAFAVARIDEALALRAGGLTKPIVLLEGFFNKADLPILLANNFQTIVHDENQLSAIESAKLDAPITCWLKINTGMHRLGIAPEQFDAFYSRLKATPNAKSTINLMTHFSCADDTNNTKTSQQISMFDTLVSGINQAHCLSNSAGIIAWPTGHGDWVRPGLMLYGVSPMENCTGEQHQLKPVMRLTTKVIAVRDVAAHERVGYGGRWQSDEPTKLAVVAMGYGDGYPRHAKEGTPVMIAGQRYGIVGSVSMDMISIDIGSNGNNVKVGDEVIMWGPELPVEEIAECADTIPYELLCNITPRVSYEYQR
- a CDS encoding DUF2960 domain-containing protein, with the protein product MARRITYTFKNQPREINFAKDKYHDMYQAIAAAEGIDLTNYLNMVRQIEMTSKGSSAVRNFRDQEFARMGFSDIYFIKE